The sequence below is a genomic window from Methanocalculus natronophilus.
TGATTTTGCCCGGAACCTCTTCCCGCTCCTGATGGAGAACGGGTATACCCTGAAAGGCTGGCTTGCACATGGCAACTGGACGGATGTCGGGTCTCCATCCATGCTCCGGCAGGCAGAACGGTGGAAACTGGATGAGGTCGGAACAACGAGCATAGAGGGGACACTCAATGTTATGAATGCACAGATCACCGGCCCTGTCAGGTTCGGCGATGGCATTACCCTTGGTGCGAGATCCCGGATAATCGGGCCGGTATCTATCGGGAACGGGACAAGCATTGGTGAAGACGTCATCATAGGGCCCTATACCTCAATTGGCGATAACTGCACCATCATACAGCAGGCAAAGATCTTCTCCTCATCACTCTACAGAGGCGTGACGATCGGTGCGGGCTCTACGGTCAGCGGGAGTATCATCGACAATGACTGTAGAATCGGGGACGGGTGCTCTATTGAAAATGATACCGTCATCGGCCCGCGTGCAAGAGTACAGGATAATGTTGTGGTCCACTCCCGGACACGGCTCTGGCCGGAGGTGGATGTTATGGCCGGCGAGGTGGTGAAAGAGTACGTCTTAAATGACGCTTTTGATACACGGTGCGAGGGATCCTGACCGGCCGATCAGAATTCTGGAGAAAGAGTCCTCGTTCTACCCCTTGCAAAAGAAGAGAGCAGGAGAATACACACCTGTTTGCAGACTGTTTTTTTCCTGCCTGTAGTCTCTTCTAGTCATGAGGGATAAGCCGGTGGGTGATGGCAACGAGAGGGTGCCGCGCATAATCAAGCACCTGGATATCATCGAGTGTGTAGAGCTTCATGCTCTGGGCAGTCCGCTCAAGCCCCAGCTGGATATCCTCGTCGATATTGATGATATAGGCTTCCAGGTTCTTGATCCCAAGCCGTTTAGCAGCAATTGCCCGGTGATGTCCATCCACCATGATCCATTTTCCCGGTCTCCTGACAACGATAACAGGCTCGGCAAGGCCTTTCCTGGTCTCATACATCCTGCCTTCAAGTTCATCCTGGTATATTTTCCCCTGTGTCGGCCGGATCCGATCAACCGGGACCATCCCGCGCTCAAGAGTTGGTTCTATGCCATAGAGCTTCGTCAGCGTCGTCATGAAGTTGTATACTTTCTCAGGAGAGACATGCTCAATCTGCGAGCGGATGACATCGGCATTTGAGATGATCCCGACAAGTTCGTTTGTATCATCGACCACGGGGAGTTTCTGGATGCCTGAGCGGAAAATAACGCGTGCTGCATCGGTGATGCACATCTCGGGGTCGGCCACTATCAGGTGGCGGGACATGATCTGCTCTACCTTTGTTGATGGATGCACCCCGATGATGTCGCGTGCGGAGATATACCCGACAACCTTGTTGCCCCTGAGAACAGGGAAGCCATCGTGCTGGGTTGACCGGATATGTTCGATGACGTCCTTGACGATACCATCAGATCGTACCGTCACGACATCAGAGGTCATGTAGTCACTGACCCGTTTCTTTTCCATTGCTGTACCTGTTATACACGAGAAACCATCAAGCCATCGCAAAAAAAAGAAAGTGTTTATTCGATCTGGATCGGGCGCACCGCAGTCGGTTCTGTCTTCTTCAGGCGTACTTCAAGGACACCGTTCTTAAATGTCGCTAAAGCACCCTCCTCGGTGACGTCGACAGGCATCGATACGACACGGCGCATCGATCCATAGAACCGCTCTCTCATGAAGTAGTTCTCCTGTTCATCCTTCTCTTCAGTGCTCTGCCGGGTTGCGATCTCAAGGGTCCTGGAATCATGGAGCCGGAGCTGGACATCTTCTTTCTGAAGTCCCGGGAGATCCGCAACGACGACCACGTCATCATCATGGTCGCTGACATCGACCCTGAACTCGCCCTTGAGTGCAGGCATAATGCGGTCTGCCATTCCACCTTCCGGGAGCATGGGGCGGGCGCCGGAGAACATGTCCTGGAACCGCGCCTCCATCTCTGCCATCATATCATCGATCTCCCGGCCAAGTGATCCAAATGGATATCTTCGTCTTCCCCATACCATAGTTTCATTCCTCCTCTGCCACACCTGTGGTGTGGCTAACCCCTGGTTAGTGCATAATAATATTTATAATTTTCTCTAAAACCATTGAGATTGAAACCGTTTATATACCAGGGCATACAGGTACTGGTAAAGGAATGGAGACAATGGAAATTACTGCAAGCGAAAGGGAAGGAACAGCCCTTACCGTCATCACCGGCAGAATAGATGCCACAACAGCCCCCCTGGCAGAAGAGCAGCTCAGGCAGCTTGCAGCAGAGCAGGAAGGGGCGGTGATTGTCGACTGTTCAGGTCTTGAATACATAAGCAGCGGAGGGCTGCGGGCATTCCTGATTGTTGAAAAAGAGCTGAAGAAACAGAACAGGGAGATCGTGCTCTGCGCACTACGGCCGGAGGTGGAGAAGATCTTCAGGCTGACCGGCTTTACTGCAATCTTTTCCCTTGAACAGACCGTGGATGATGCAATAGCGAATTGGAAATAGACCTATTTTTATTTTTCAAAACCATCTTGCCTGAATGAGAGCACCAGCAGGCATCACGACCAGTACGCAGGCCAGCAGGAGAGAAGAAAAGTTTTTGCTGAAGTGAGAAGCCTGCACGAACCATTATCTACCACACAGGTATAATTACAGGTTTGCTATGCAGACAAGACTGTTGCTCATGTGTATGGCCGGCATATGCTGCCTCGCCTTCTGTACCATTCCGGCTGCGGCTGAGCCCACCGGCACAATCACGATCACCTCAGAACCTACAGGAGCTGAGGTCTATATTACAAACGTCTTTCGCGGCTATACGCCACTCACCGTTCCTGAACTTCGTTCTGGTATGAACCGTATCCAGCTGAAGAGAGCAAATTATCAGAACTGGCGTGGAGTTGCCTTCATCATCGCTGGAGAAACCGTCACCCTGGATATAGAGCTCGCGAGAACCGGCACAACGCATCACGGGAACGGAAACATTGCCATCAGCTCCCTGCCAGGGGCAGCTGTCTTCCAGAACCTGAATTATCTCGGTACAACCGATGAACAAGGAGCATTCAGCATTGCACGAACCGATCCCGGCCTCCACCTGATCAGCCTGGAAAAAGATGGGTATATCCCCTATTCCAGACTGGTCAGTGTGGAATCCGGGAGGACGAGCGGTGTTGCTGCAGATTTAAGCCCGGAATATCAGCCCACTGCTGCGACACCACCTGCAACACCAGATCCATCAGCACCAATACCGACACCCCCTGAGAGGAGTCCGGTATCACCGGTGCCTGTAATCATCGGACTGCTGCTTGCAGCAGGCTGTATGCTGCTTATCCGCCGGACCTGATCCGGTCAGCTATCCAGTCGCCGACACTGCTCGTCGACTGGGACCCGCCCATATCCTTTGTGACATGTCCTGCCACAATAGAGGATTCTATACCCTTCAGGACAGCAGACGCAGCATCCTTCTCGCCGAGCGAATCCAGGAGGAGTGAGCCAGCCCAGATGGTTGCAAGGGGATTTGCCACGTTCATCCCCTTGTATTTGGGTGCTGAACCATGGATCGGCTCAAACATCGAGATCCCATCCGGATTGATGTTGCCACCGGGAGCAAGCCCAAGACCCCCCTGGATCATGGCACCGAGATCTGTTACGATATCCCCAAACATATTCGGGGTGACCACGACATCAAACCATTCCGGATTCTTGACAAACCACATCGTCACTGCATCCACAAAGGTAAACTCTGTCTCAACGCCGGGATAGTCCGAGGCAACCGAGGTGAAGACCTCGCGCCAGAGCCCGTAGATATCCGAGAGGACATTGGCTTTATCGACTGAAGAACACTTTTTTCCACGCTCCATTGCCCGCTCAAATGCATAGCGGATCACCCGGTCTGCGCCTTCGCGGCTGATCAGGCCGATCTGGTAGGCGATCTCGTCTGCATCGCTCTCTACATCGAGACCGAACTTGATCGAGTAGAGGTTTCGGATCACCTCGAGGCTGGTTTTTTCTGCGCCTTTGAACCGCGATCCGATCCCGACATAGAAATCCTCGGTATTCTCCCTGACAACGACAAAGTCGATATCTTCGGGCTTTTTATTCGCAAGCGGGGTTGAGACGCCATGCAGAAGCTTAATCGGCCTGAGATTAATGTACTGGTCAAAATGAAACCGTAGCGCAAGAAGAATTCCTTTTTCAAGCACACCCGGTTTTACCCGGTCATCACCGATTGCGCCAAAATAGATGGCATCACAGGCCTCAAGGCCCTCGATATCCTCCTCGGTGAGGAGTTCTCCGGTCTTCAGATACCGATCAGATCCAATGGAAAAATCCACCCAGTCAATGTCAAAACCATACCGCTCACCTGCGGCATCCAGGACGGACTGGCCTGCAGAGACTATCTCAGGGCCAATTCCGTCTCCTCCAATTAATGCTACTCTGTGCATGTCTTAATCTCCGGATGGGCTAATGCGTATTCAACAAGTCCTCCTGCCCTGATAATCTCAAGGAGAAAATCAGGGACAGGTTCAGTCGGGTACCGTTTCCCTTCGGACTCGATGTACCCGTCACTGGTATTCACAGTCACGCTGCTGCCGTCCTTAATCGCTCCTGCACCCGGACAGGTGAGGGGAAGAAGACCGGTATTAATCGCGTTCCTGTAGAAGATCCGTGCAAATGATTCGGCGACAATCACCCTGACACCGGCACCGCGGATGGCAAGCGGGGCATGTTCACGGGACGACCCGCAGCCGAAGTTTCTGCCGGCAACGATGACATCACCTTCTGCTGCTTGCTTGGAGAACTCATCACGCGTCCCCTCAAATGCATGCTTTGCCAGTTCTTTCTCATCATAGATCGTCAAAAAACGACCCGGTATTATTGCATCCGTATCAATATCGTTTCCAAATTTCCAGGCACGCATTGTTCTTTACACCTCCCTTGGATCGGTGATCTCACCATAGAGTGCGCTTGCAGCAGCTGTTGCCGGAGACGAGAGATAGACCTCTGCTTCAGTACTCCCCTGCCTGCCCCGGAAGTTCCGGTTCGAGGTGGAGAGCGAGACTTCGCCTGGTGCAAGGAGGCCAAACGCGCCCCCCATGCAGGGGCCGCAGCAGGGCGCTTCAACAAGTGCACCCGCCTCGACGAACCGCTCGATGAGCCCTGCCCTGAGAGTCTTCAGGTACTCGTCACGGGATGCCGGGATGATGATCACCCGCACCTTCTCATTGAAAGAGTCGCTCCCAAGAACCTCTGCTGCCTCCTGCATATCTTCGAACCTGCCGTTTGTGCATGATCCAATGAAGACCTGGTCGACTTTTCTCCCGGCAACATCCTCCACAGAAACGACATTATCGACATTATGCGGAACGGCAACCTGTGGCGAAAGAGATCCGACATCATACTGCCTCTTCTCAAGATAGACTGCATCAGCATCAGGTGCAATATCCATGGAATCTCCGGATCTCCGGTCCTTCAGGTATTCAAGGGTTGTTTCATCAGGGGGGACAATGCCTGCCTTGCCGCCCATCTCGATTGCCATATTGGAGCAGGTCATCCTCCCCGCCATGGACATGCCAGAGAAGGCTGATCCGCCAAACTCAAGCGCCCGGTAGGTTGCACCATCTGCCCCGATATCTCCGGCCATCCTGAGAATAAGGTCTTTTGGCCCGACCCGCCTGTCAAATGATCCTTCTGCATCCACCCGGATCGTCTCAGGAACACGGAAGTAGAGAGCACCGTATTTGAGGGCAAATCCCATGTCTGTTGAACCGATACCGGTTGCAAATGCACCGACAGCGCCATACATGCAGGTATGGGAGTCACTCCCGACAACGATATCACCAGGCCCGACCCTGCCTTTCTCAAGTGCCACCTGGTGACAGACACCTTCACGGAGATCATAGTTTACAATCCCCTGCTCCTCTGCAAAGGCTCGCATCATCTGGTGGTTTTTCGCCGCCGGAATTGAATCTGCCGGTATCTGGTGATCAAAAAGGAGAATAATCTTTTCTGGATCGAATACACGTTCTCCGCCCATCTCCCAAAACTGGGTGATGGCAAGAGGCCCGGTGATGTCATGGATCATTGCCGCATCTATTCCTGCCATGACAACGTCACCTGCACGAATACTCCGGCCGCATTTCGATTGGAATATCTTTTCAGCAACTGTCATTCCGTTGGCCATTGGTACATAAATGGCATGTCAGGGTATACTATAGTTTGGATTGGAAGCGATGCAAAAGGCTCTGCAGATGCAGCCTGAACTGACAATGAGTATGCCCTGGATACCCGTCCTGAACAGAGACAACAGGCAAGATTCATGCAGGATACCCGCCAAGACTGGTATACCGGTTCCCACCATGACCAACAGAGTATCGGCTACCTTAGACGAAGCAGAAGACGAGATCTCCCGCATTGTTTTGGAACTTGGGAGGCAGCAGACCAAATCCGGCCTTGCCGGTTTCATTGCCTCAGAAATCCGCCGCTATACTCCGCGTG
It includes:
- a CDS encoding nucleotidyltransferase family protein — its product is MKVCIMCGGEGTRLRPLTFERPKPCIPIAGVPSIRHLVVHLADLGFTDIVITLGYLGDAIKEVLGDGSLCSADITYVEEKTKLGTAGSVKNAQEYLDGTPFLVVGGDHVTDINLLEFFREHKKSDAIASIGLISIDDPSEYGIAELDATFTIGRFKEKPSPGEIFSNLASTGMYVCNPEIFDFIPAGTPFDFARNLFPLLMENGYTLKGWLAHGNWTDVGSPSMLRQAERWKLDEVGTTSIEGTLNVMNAQITGPVRFGDGITLGARSRIIGPVSIGNGTSIGEDVIIGPYTSIGDNCTIIQQAKIFSSSLYRGVTIGAGSTVSGSIIDNDCRIGDGCSIENDTVIGPRARVQDNVVVHSRTRLWPEVDVMAGEVVKEYVLNDAFDTRCEGS
- a CDS encoding CBS pair associated ParBc domain-containing protein produces the protein MEKKRVSDYMTSDVVTVRSDGIVKDVIEHIRSTQHDGFPVLRGNKVVGYISARDIIGVHPSTKVEQIMSRHLIVADPEMCITDAARVIFRSGIQKLPVVDDTNELVGIISNADVIRSQIEHVSPEKVYNFMTTLTKLYGIEPTLERGMVPVDRIRPTQGKIYQDELEGRMYETRKGLAEPVIVVRRPGKWIMVDGHHRAIAAKRLGIKNLEAYIINIDEDIQLGLERTAQSMKLYTLDDIQVLDYARHPLVAITHRLIPHD
- a CDS encoding Hsp20/alpha crystallin family protein, translated to MVWGRRRYPFGSLGREIDDMMAEMEARFQDMFSGARPMLPEGGMADRIMPALKGEFRVDVSDHDDDVVVVADLPGLQKEDVQLRLHDSRTLEIATRQSTEEKDEQENYFMRERFYGSMRRVVSMPVDVTEEGALATFKNGVLEVRLKKTEPTAVRPIQIE
- a CDS encoding STAS domain-containing protein — its product is METMEITASEREGTALTVITGRIDATTAPLAEEQLRQLAAEQEGAVIVDCSGLEYISSGGLRAFLIVEKELKKQNREIVLCALRPEVEKIFRLTGFTAIFSLEQTVDDAIANWK
- a CDS encoding PEGA domain-containing protein — protein: MQTRLLLMCMAGICCLAFCTIPAAAEPTGTITITSEPTGAEVYITNVFRGYTPLTVPELRSGMNRIQLKRANYQNWRGVAFIIAGETVTLDIELARTGTTHHGNGNIAISSLPGAAVFQNLNYLGTTDEQGAFSIARTDPGLHLISLEKDGYIPYSRLVSVESGRTSGVAADLSPEYQPTAATPPATPDPSAPIPTPPERSPVSPVPVIIGLLLAAGCMLLIRRT
- a CDS encoding 3-isopropylmalate dehydrogenase — encoded protein: MHRVALIGGDGIGPEIVSAGQSVLDAAGERYGFDIDWVDFSIGSDRYLKTGELLTEEDIEGLEACDAIYFGAIGDDRVKPGVLEKGILLALRFHFDQYINLRPIKLLHGVSTPLANKKPEDIDFVVVRENTEDFYVGIGSRFKGAEKTSLEVIRNLYSIKFGLDVESDADEIAYQIGLISREGADRVIRYAFERAMERGKKCSSVDKANVLSDIYGLWREVFTSVASDYPGVETEFTFVDAVTMWFVKNPEWFDVVVTPNMFGDIVTDLGAMIQGGLGLAPGGNINPDGISMFEPIHGSAPKYKGMNVANPLATIWAGSLLLDSLGEKDAASAVLKGIESSIVAGHVTKDMGGSQSTSSVGDWIADRIRSGG
- a CDS encoding 3-isopropylmalate dehydratase small subunit, translating into MRAWKFGNDIDTDAIIPGRFLTIYDEKELAKHAFEGTRDEFSKQAAEGDVIVAGRNFGCGSSREHAPLAIRGAGVRVIVAESFARIFYRNAINTGLLPLTCPGAGAIKDGSSVTVNTSDGYIESEGKRYPTEPVPDFLLEIIRAGGLVEYALAHPEIKTCTE
- a CDS encoding 3-isopropylmalate dehydratase large subunit, which gives rise to MTVAEKIFQSKCGRSIRAGDVVMAGIDAAMIHDITGPLAITQFWEMGGERVFDPEKIILLFDHQIPADSIPAAKNHQMMRAFAEEQGIVNYDLREGVCHQVALEKGRVGPGDIVVGSDSHTCMYGAVGAFATGIGSTDMGFALKYGALYFRVPETIRVDAEGSFDRRVGPKDLILRMAGDIGADGATYRALEFGGSAFSGMSMAGRMTCSNMAIEMGGKAGIVPPDETTLEYLKDRRSGDSMDIAPDADAVYLEKRQYDVGSLSPQVAVPHNVDNVVSVEDVAGRKVDQVFIGSCTNGRFEDMQEAAEVLGSDSFNEKVRVIIIPASRDEYLKTLRAGLIERFVEAGALVEAPCCGPCMGGAFGLLAPGEVSLSTSNRNFRGRQGSTEAEVYLSSPATAAASALYGEITDPREV